The genomic DNA GGGAGTTTCGGCGCCGCGATCTCGGCGAGGACATCGCCCGGTCGGGCGCCGGCAAGGTGCTGCGACGGACGCGCACCACGTCGATCGCGTTGAGCGAAGACCTGATCGCGAAGCTCCGCGCGAAGGGAGCGAAACGCGGCCTTGGCTATCAGACGCTGCTCAAGATGATCGTCATGGAGCACGTCGACGAATACTGAGTGGCGGAAGGTTCGACACCCACCCGACCGGCGGGCTCCGCAGGGGGCGCGTGTATGGTGGTCTCGATCCGGGGTCGGACCAGCGCAGGTGGCTGGAATGACAGGGGTTGCGCGGAGATCCAGGGCTGATTTCGAGCTTGCGGCGGCGGTTCTGGGGGCAGAAACACGCCGCAGGGGGTCCGCGCGGCGCCTACGCTCCTCCCGTCTTCGTCCGGGTGCTGCGTCCGGCGCGGTTCCCGTTGCGGTTCAGTGATCGGCTTCGACCCGGCCCCGAAACCCGTGGTCGCCAGAGTGTACCGGATGAGGGCGTTGCCTACTACGGCACCGACCCCCGCTCGAGCTGACCGGCTCGCCGCCAGACATCCCGCACGGGCGGCGCAACGGCATCGCGATCGACGGCGGCGCCGCCTCCGGCAACCGGCGCGTCCGCCGATTTGTCGCTTTCGATTATCATGATAAACAGTGCCCGATGTTTCGTCGGGCCCTTCAGCTTCCGCCCGCCGGCCGCGCGACCTTCTTTCTGTGGGGACCACGGCAGACCGGCAAGACCACGCTCCTGCGCGCCACGTACCCGGACGCCTTCTGGGTCGATCTCTTGAAGGCCGACGAGTACCGGCGGTACCTCCAGAACCCGGAGCGACTCCGGGAAGAGCTGGCCCTGGTCTCGCCGCAGCAGGTGGTCATCGACGAGGTGCAGAAGGTGCCGGCACTGCTCGACGAGGTACACGGCCTCCACGAGAGTCGGGGCCTGCGGTTTGCGCTCTGCGGGTCCAGCGCCCGCAAGGTGCGGCGGGGTGGGGCGAACCTCCTCGGGGGGCGCGGCCTGCGCTTCGAGCTCCACGGACTGACGGCTGCGGAACTGGGCACGAGCTTCGATCTCGATCGGCTGCTCAACCACGGCTATCTGCCACGCATGGTCGCCGCCGCCACGCCGGTGCCCCTCCTCGACGCGTACGTCGCCGACTACCTGAGAGAGGAGATCGCGGCCGAGGGTCTGGTTCGCAACCTGCCGGCGTTCTCCACCTTCCTCGACGTGGCGTCGTTCTCGGATACCGAGTTGGTGAGCTTCGCCAGCATCGCCCGCGACTGCGGGGTCTCGCCGCCAGCGATCCGGGGCTACTTCGAGATTCTCGTCGACACCTTGCTCGGTCGGTGGCTTCCCGCCTACACGAAGCGGCCCAAACGCCGCGTCATCGCCGCCTCGAAGTTCTACTTCGCTGATGTCGGCGTGGTAAACCAGCTGGCTCGGCGCGGCACGATTCAACGGCGCTCCGAGCTCTTCGGGAAGGCGTTCGAGAACTGGGTTTTCCACGAACTGTGCGCCCACGACGCGTACCGTGGCACGCGGGCGGCGTTCTCGTATTGGCGGCTGGCGAGCGGGATCGAAGTCGACTTCATCGTGAACGATCTGGCTGTCGCCATCGAGGCCAAAGGGACGGCCAACGTCACGGCGGACCACCTCCGCGGCCTGCGCGAGCTCGCCAGAGATCACCCCCGCACGGGCCGCCGCATCGTCGTGTGCCTGGAAGCGCGTCCGCGCCGCACCGACGACGGCGTCGAGGTGCTGCCCGCCGCCGAATTCTGTCGACAGCTGGCCGCCGGCGCGCTGTTTTGATCGCTGCGAAGACGGGCCGCCCCAGTCGGACCACGGACCACGGCTCGATGGCGGAGCACTGCGGGACAACGCCCCCCCCCACCGGGACGGTAGCGGGAACACGTTGGCCGCCCACCCGACCGGGGCTACGAATCGCGGGCGTCCACCTGGGGGGGGCGAGCCACTGTTCGGGACGGGGAGTTTGTGAACAAATCTCCTGGCAAGGCGCTGATCCCGTTCGCCCCGCGTAGCGGCCCTTCTCTCGGGCCGCGTATCGAGGGGCGTTTTGCCAGGCGGATCAGCCGCCTGGCGTCCCTCGATACGCGCCCTGAAAGAACGGGCGCCACTTGGGACGAACGGCGTGGAGATCCGTCGTGTGATTTTTTCACAAACTCGAGGGGCGACGAGGCCGCGGTTGGACCAGGCTGCGGTCCGCGGTTGGACCAGGCTGCGGTCGCACCAGCGCAGGTGGCTGGAATGACATGGGTTGCGCGGAGATCCAGGGCTGATTTCGAGCTTGCGGCGGCGGTTCTGGGGGCAGAAACACGCCGCAGGGGGTCTGGGCCGCGCGGTGGTCATCATGCGCCCGCACGCGTCCGGCAAGTTGATACCGCGCGTCGTCGGCGCCGAGCAGTTTCTCAAAGGCAATGGTTGAGCGGCGAAACGTCGGACAGCGGGACGATCTGCGTCCTGCCGTGTGTCGAGCCCTGTCGGAGCTATGAGGCCGACCGCAATCGGGACAAGAAGCCGCTCGAGCTGCACCTCGGCACGCGCCAGTGCCTGCCCCGTCAGATGTTGGTACGGCGATAAATCGCGGTGACGTCTGGCATCGGGCGTATATACTTACAGTCCCGACCTACCGCCAGCCGGTCGGGCATGTGGATGACGGCCGGAAGTGCACGCCGGAACGACCGCATCGGACAGGGGAGGGACCGTGCCGCAGGGACGCCACGCCGGCCATTTCGATCGACGCTTTGTCCGTCATCTGTTTGGGTTGACGCGGATCTACTGGACCTCGCCCGAGGCGGCGAGGGGCGCTCCGTTGCTCGCGCTATGCGTCGCCATGGAGCTTGGCCTCGTCTACGCGAACGTTAGGCTGGCGTGGGCGAACGGCCGCGTATTCAACGCCGTACAGAACAAGGCGTGGGCGGAGTTCGTGCACGCCATCGGGATCTTCCTCGGCGTGGCGCTGGTGGTCGTGTCGATCGCGACCTACCGGATTTACTTCCGGAACATCCTGCAAATTCGCTGGCGGGAGCAGATGACGCAGTACTTCCTGGGCCGCTGGATGGGGCCGTACGCGTATGGGCATCGCGAATTGCACCATCGCGACACCGACAACCCGGACCAGCGCATTGCGCAGGACATTCAGAGCTTTGTGGCCAGTGCGCTCGGGTTATCGCTGTCGCTGCTGTCCGCGGTCGCCACGCTGGTGTCGTTTGCCGGCATGCTGTGGACGTTGTCGGGGACGTGGCCGTTGCGCATCGGGGAACGCGAATTCTGGATACCGGGACTCATGATGTGGGTAGCGATCGCCTACGCGCTGGTCTCGATGTACCTGACCCACTGGGTTGGTAAGCCGCTGGTCGGCATCAACTTCGACCGCCTCCGCTTCGAGGCTGACTTCCGCTACGGCCTGGTGCGCTTTCGCGATCACATCGAGGCCGTCGCACTCGCCCGTGGCGAGGCGGTGGAGCGGCAGACGGCAATGCAGCGCTTCGGTGCGGTTGTCGGGAACTGGTGGGGGCTGATCACAAAGCAACGGAACCTCGCCTTGCTGACGAGCGGCATCGGCCAGGCGAACGGGCTCGTTCCCTTGCTCGTAGCCGCCCCGGCGTTCTTTGCCGGGCGCATGTCGCTGGGCGGGGTGACGCAGACCGGGATCGCCTACGGGCAGGTGTCGGGGGCGCTGTCGTGGTTCGTGGATGCGTACCAGGAGATTGCTGCGTGGCGCGCAAGCATCGAGCGACTGGCTACCTTCAGTGAACTGCTGGACGCTACGCGAACCGAGGTCGAGCGTCCGGACGCCATCCACGTTAAACCGATCGCGGAGAACGAGTTGCGGCTCGTGGATCTGTCGCTGGCACAGGCCGACGGCAGCGTGTTGACCGGTGAGATGAACGCGACGATGCTTGCGCGCCACCGCGTCGCGCTGCTGGGTCCGCCGGGTGTCGTCAAGACAGCGTTGTTTCGGGCGATCGCCGGCATCTGGCCATTCGGACACGGGAGCGTGGAGATGGCCGCCACGGCGCGTGCGCACTTCCTCGCCAACCGGCCGTATCTGCCTTTGGGGACGTTACGGGAAGCGGTCTCCTACCCCGATCCCGCCGGTACGTACACGGACGCGGCGATTCGGGAAGTGTTGGATCTCTTCGATCTCGGAGCTCTCGCGGACCGTTTGGACAAGGCGGGGTCGTGGGATCAGCAGCTCTCCGGCGACGAACAGCAGCGGTTGATGTTCGCGCGCGCTGTGCTTCATGCGCCGGACTGGTTGATAACTGACGACGCAACAGCGGCGCTCGATGATGCGACCGAGCGCCGTATTTACGAGGTGCTCGGCCGCCGCCTCCCGAATGCGACGGTGCTGTCGATCACCAACCGGCCGAGTGTCGCCGAGTACCATCAACGGCGCTGGGTCTTGCAGGTCGACGAGCACGGGACGGCGTCTCTCCGGACGTAGCGCCGGAGGGAGCGTGATCGCCGGCCGAGCGCGAAGAGCCGATCGGCTGCCTGCCGGCGTTGTTCCCCGAGCTGGAAGGGGACGCCGCATGGCAGCGTCTCGTCCAAGACGCGAGGCCTCGCCGCCGGCTCACGGCGCTGCTGGATGAGGTCGAGCAAGCCAATCGAAGCGCGCCCGGCGCGTTTCCGGAAATGTGCGACACCGAGTTCGATCGACACACGTGACCTCGCGCGTACCGCGCCAGCAGCGCCGCGTCGATGCGTTCGCGCAGCGGCTGCGGATCGAGTTATTCGCGCCGGGTTGCCACCTCGAAGCGCCCGCGCGCAGCATCGTCGCGCCCGTCGAGCGGGCGCCCCCGTATGAGTGCTCGCTCGCGGAAGAGGACGAAGGCGCCGTTCAACACGACGACCTCGACGTCGGACCGACGAAACACCAGTATGAGGTCCGAGACCGCGCCTGGATGATTCCCGGCGCAACGGCGGCGACGAGACCGTGCCGTTTGGCACGCGGGAGCGACGAGAGTGTGCCGTTTGGCATGCGGGAGCGAAAGGACGGGAGCGCCGGGGCGCTGGGCACGCGTCGTGCTCAACCGAGACGGGCACGGAGGTCCGAGTGCGTCGAACGGTGTTCCTGCTGGTCCTGACGGCGGCGGCCCGGCTGCCAACGCGCTCGACCTCGGCTACCTGCCGAGCCGGGACACGTCCGTCTACTGGAACCGGTCGGGCTCGCCCACCGGCGATGATAGCGGCCTCCAGCCGTGGGCGTACGACGGCCAGACGGCGCAGCTCGCGGATCTCGCGGGCGGCCAGCTCTACGACGCCGCGCCCGGCTCCTCCTCTTACTCCGAATCTCAGTTACGACCTGTCGTAGTGATTCGCGATCTTAATGACCGTACCTCACACTTTGTTGTCCGAGAGCCATTTCCCGCGTATACGAGGTGGAGACATGCGTGGAGCTATGCTTGGGGATTCAGTGCCGTCGGGAACATCTCGAACAAAGCGGCAACGGTCTCTGGCGCGAGCCAGCGGCTTGGGAATCACCTTCGCCCTGTTGCTGACAATGACTATTGGTTGTGGCTCGTCCAATCCGCAGCCAAGTTCCAATATCCATTCGGGATCGCATTTTTCTCCGGTCAAGCCGTTCCTATCGCCCAACACCGTATGGCATCAGCCGGTAAGCCTCGCCGCGCCGGCGCGCACCGGTATGGGCGTTGTCGGCGCGGGCAATGCAAGCACCCCGGCTCTCGATCACTATTTTTTTCTGGTCAACGGCGTCATGTCTGACGGCGCCCCCCTACCGACCGGCCAGAACGCGCCGGCCCCCTCGGCAACTCCGATGGTACTTACGGTGAACGGTGTTGCTCCCGAGGGTGCGACCAATCCGAACGGGGGCACCGCAGTCGGCCTGACCGTGCTGGGCGCCGGTGTAGGAACCGGTGCCCAGTTGTGGAAGGCGGTCCAGGGACCACAGGCGGGCACTTTCTACCTCCGCAGCGCGGAGAGCTTTACCGTCAGTCAGACAAACCCGGGCACGTTCAGCATGCTGGGCGGCTACGGTGTGCAACCGGTGGCGCCCCTGGAACTTGGCTATATCCCCGGC from Candidatus Binatia bacterium includes the following:
- a CDS encoding ABC transporter ATP-binding protein/permease, with the protein product MPQGRHAGHFDRRFVRHLFGLTRIYWTSPEAARGAPLLALCVAMELGLVYANVRLAWANGRVFNAVQNKAWAEFVHAIGIFLGVALVVVSIATYRIYFRNILQIRWREQMTQYFLGRWMGPYAYGHRELHHRDTDNPDQRIAQDIQSFVASALGLSLSLLSAVATLVSFAGMLWTLSGTWPLRIGEREFWIPGLMMWVAIAYALVSMYLTHWVGKPLVGINFDRLRFEADFRYGLVRFRDHIEAVALARGEAVERQTAMQRFGAVVGNWWGLITKQRNLALLTSGIGQANGLVPLLVAAPAFFAGRMSLGGVTQTGIAYGQVSGALSWFVDAYQEIAAWRASIERLATFSELLDATRTEVERPDAIHVKPIAENELRLVDLSLAQADGSVLTGEMNATMLARHRVALLGPPGVVKTALFRAIAGIWPFGHGSVEMAATARAHFLANRPYLPLGTLREAVSYPDPAGTYTDAAIREVLDLFDLGALADRLDKAGSWDQQLSGDEQQRLMFARAVLHAPDWLITDDATAALDDATERRIYEVLGRRLPNATVLSITNRPSVAEYHQRRWVLQVDEHGTASLRT
- a CDS encoding BrnA antitoxin family protein, with amino-acid sequence MKPRSAKKADAAGVDAQIREFRRRDLGEDIARSGAGKVLRRTRTTSIALSEDLIAKLRAKGAKRGLGYQTLLKMIVMEHVDEY
- a CDS encoding AAA family ATPase, with protein sequence MFRRALQLPPAGRATFFLWGPRQTGKTTLLRATYPDAFWVDLLKADEYRRYLQNPERLREELALVSPQQVVIDEVQKVPALLDEVHGLHESRGLRFALCGSSARKVRRGGANLLGGRGLRFELHGLTAAELGTSFDLDRLLNHGYLPRMVAAATPVPLLDAYVADYLREEIAAEGLVRNLPAFSTFLDVASFSDTELVSFASIARDCGVSPPAIRGYFEILVDTLLGRWLPAYTKRPKRRVIAASKFYFADVGVVNQLARRGTIQRRSELFGKAFENWVFHELCAHDAYRGTRAAFSYWRLASGIEVDFIVNDLAVAIEAKGTANVTADHLRGLRELARDHPRTGRRIVVCLEARPRRTDDGVEVLPAAEFCRQLAAGALF